The sequence CCTTAATACCCCTGCTCTCGGCGTACTCAACGTCTATGTGGTCCGTGCCGACTGACGCTGTACCAATAACCCTGAGTTTCCTACCGGCGTCAATAACATCCCTGGTGATCCTATGCCAAACACTGACAATTACTGCGTCATAATCACCAATGATCTCCCTCAATTGCTCGGTGGTCACGGGCCTAACATCAACCTCGCCAACCTCACTGAGCATTTTCATGGCCTGTGGGCCAACGTCTGGATCTGTAAGTGGTACTGTAACCAGGATTCTCATATGCCGCTTAATCCCTGAGTTGATAAATAAATGTTTATAATATATATGATATAGAATTAAAGATTCTAGTAATTTTAAGTAATTAAGTTTGTTAATTTTACTTATTTATTATGGCTTACGTGCAGTGTTAATAACGTCTATAAGTGATGCTGCGTCCATTATATTACCCATCACCTTAATCGCGCCTGAGAAGTAGGCCTGCATGGCATCGAGTTGTCCCTTAATCATCTTCAGCAGGTTGTCCTTATTCACCTGTATTGTGGCCGTTGGTGACTTGTGAGTACCCTTGGTGAGTTTCACGGTGCCTCCTCCAATCTCCACATAAAATGGTTCGTAGCCCTCCCCAGTAAATTGAAACACCTTAACAGGGCCGGTGACCTTACTGGCTATTTTTGGTAGTGCCTGTTGGGTCATTGAGTTTAGTAGTTCAAACGGGTCTTCGGGCATACTATAAGGGTAGTAAAAGGGTATGTTTTAAGTAATGTTGCTACTTATACTATATACTTATCATTCACCCTTAAACTCAGGCCTCCTCCTCATGGCAAAGGCCATAACCCCCTCCTGGGCATCCTTCGTGTTTACGGCCATGCTGAAGAACGCTGCTTCAAGCATTAAACCAATGTCGACTGGTACCTGTGTTCCGAAGTTCACAGCGTACTTAGCATAGGTTAGGGCAACAGGGGGTCCCTGGGCGAGTCTCAACGCGAATGACCTAACCTCATCCTCAAACTTCTCCCTGGGTACAACCTTATTAACTAGGCCTATCCTATAGGCTTCATCAGCCTTTATCCTGTCGCCGAGCATTATTAATTCCTTAGCTCTACCAAGGCCGACATACCTAATTAACCTCTGCGTGCCTCCTGCACCTGGTATTATGCCTAGGTTAATCTCGG is a genomic window of Vulcanisaeta souniana JCM 11219 containing:
- a CDS encoding SCP2 sterol-binding domain-containing protein, with protein sequence MPEDPFELLNSMTQQALPKIASKVTGPVKVFQFTGEGYEPFYVEIGGGTVKLTKGTHKSPTATIQVNKDNLLKMIKGQLDAMQAYFSGAIKVMGNIMDAASLIDVINTARKP